A stretch of Bos indicus isolate NIAB-ARS_2022 breed Sahiwal x Tharparkar chromosome 24, NIAB-ARS_B.indTharparkar_mat_pri_1.0, whole genome shotgun sequence DNA encodes these proteins:
- the LOC139176046 gene encoding oxalate decarboxylase OxdC-like, which translates to MESPVFSCQDRCSFFCLTGTDGTVVSWSLQTCSFSSFLGGPPISTHPRIHSPLFLFPLCCPLTLGAMVASHSSGNDLHADGSPMTFQVFEFPGGAIQWARYRNNANDYLSIEEEAFGSSLNSQRSQMSFGTLRIKSSGLRAPHWHFNANEHGYLVQGTAWVGVVDDGAVITTYNVTAGQVIFFPKNTVHWIKNVGSEDCFFLLFFSTHEELQTLDVDDVFFSTPEDIASRSLKPEGGINFIRTFHKQEEDQGVNLPPNLAELVVNANYSQSPDNFVWRYFYDLKGSKEHRFPGGIIQLAQYWKNRSELSHNEKIFSEFLNQHQKALTLSTLRIYNNGLRQPHFHFNANEMGYVISGCAKVGIINAQSFTEFNIHIGDVIFFPTGTQHYIKSTCDEDLLLILAFSTGDQLQTLDMDDYLQATADHILAQLFFKKQSEFKKIPQFKEDQAVNLP; encoded by the exons ATGGAAAGCCCTGTGTTCTCTTGTCAAGATAGGTGTTCGTTTTTCTGTCTAACAGGGACTGATGGCACTgttgtctcctggagcttgcagacctgttctttctcttcttttctggggGGACCTCCCATATCCACTCACCCCCGTATCCACTCACCcctgtttctttttcccctgTGCTGCCCTCTCACTCTGGGGGCCATGGTGGCCTCACATTCCTCAGGAAATGACCTCCATGCTGATGGTTCACCTATGACTTTTCAGGTGTTtgagttccctggtggcgcaATCCAGTGGGCCCGGTACAGGAACAATGCCAACGACTACCTCAGCATTGAAGAGGAGGCCTTTGGAAGCAGCTTGAACAGCCAGAGATCACAGATGAGCTTCGGGACCCTGAGAATAAAAAGCAGTGGCCTCCGGGCTCCTCACTGGCACTTCAATGCCAACGAACATGGCTATCTTGTACAG GGGACGGCATGGGTAGGGGTGGTTGATGATGGTGCTGTCATTACCACGTACAATGTTACAGCTGGCCAAGTGATCTTCTTCCCGAAAAACACAGTGCACTGGATAAAGAATGTGGGGAGTGAAGACTGttttttcttgctcttcttttctACACATGAGGAACTTCAGACCCTGGATGTTGatgatgtatttttttctacACCTGAGGATATTGCTTCCAGGTCACTTAAG CCTGAAGGTGGAATTAATTTCATTAGAACATTCCATAAGCAAGAGGAGGATCAGGGGGTCAATCTTCCTCCCAACTTGGCAGAACTGGTTGTCAATGCTAATTACTCACAGTCTCCAGATAACTTTGTGTGGAGGTACTTCTATGACTTGAAAG GCTCAAAAGAACATCGATTTCCTGGAGGAATAATACAGTTGGCACAATATTGGAAAAATAGAAGTGAACTGAGCCACAATGAAAAAATTTTTAGTGAGTTCCTGAATCAG catCAAAAAGCCCTCACTTTGAGTACACTCAGGATTTATAACAATGGATTACGACAGCCACACTTTCATTTTAATGCAAATGAAATGGGATACGTAATAAGTGGATGTGCAAAG GTGGGCATTATCAATGCTCAGAGTTTCACAGAGTTTAACATTCACATTGGAGATGTGATATTTTTCCCCACTGGAACCCAGCATTACATTAAGAGCACATGCGATGAGGATTTGCTTCTCATTCTTGCCTTCAGCACTGGAGACCAG TTGCAAACCCTTGACATGGACGATTATCTCCAGGCCACCGCAGACCACATCCTGGCTCAGCTTTTCTTCAAGAAGCAAAGTGAGTTTAAGAAGATCCCCCAATTTAAGGAAGACCAGGCAGTCAACCTGCCTTAG